A single region of the Drosophila takahashii strain IR98-3 E-12201 chromosome 2R, DtakHiC1v2, whole genome shotgun sequence genome encodes:
- the RNaseZ gene encoding ribonuclease Z, mitochondrial translates to MYLARSTGSPIYRTLRTLTTSTSMAATIASAKDPLTGPRYEREPNVLKKKLASVVPGTVNLQVLGSGANGAPAAVYLFTDQARYLFNCGEGTQRLAHEHKTRLSRLEQIFLTQNTWASAGGLPGLTLTIQDAGVRDLGLHGPPHLGSMLQSMRRFVVLKNLQVRPIDCSEGACFEDSILKVDSLPLISSEDAAKSVINYVCQLKPRAGALNLVKCVEKGVPPGPLLGQLKNGKDITLPDGTVVRSADVTEASETALSFVFLDVPSEDYLRALLTHGKRLKKLGEEKLTEVALVVHFTPYQMASRQEYRDFLEDNFSPGTQHIHLSSPLNQFSGYAAAHRIQHQLHQLAPQVFPLLGEQLPCQSQCLSLNLKKTKLDEADADEAANAKGAEQEEQGVVAMTSFHLRPRKGLDRTLESKLTPEEYVKETHAVPGFIELLAKYKEDYSFPHNSANSYPKIIFLGTGSCIPNKTRNVSSILIKTAIDAYVLLDCGEGTYGQIVRLYGRDQGQKILRQLQAIYVSHLHADHHIGLIGLLRERRQLEPKASPLILLAPRQIDPWLEFYNRQIETIEDAYTLVANGELLATPLIGEKVDPLGISSISTCLVRHCPNSFGISLTLAAKYKDEPVKITYSGDTMPCQDLIDLGRDSTVLIHEATMEDDLEEEARLKTHSTVSQAIQQGRNMDARHTILTHFSQRYAKCPRLPSDEDMQRVAIAFDNMEVTLEDLQHYHKLYPALLAMYAEYTEELEQRAVKRELKQERKRKLAET, encoded by the exons ATGTATTTAGCGAGGTCCACCGGGTCGCCAATCTATAGAACTCTGCGAACACTCACGACGAGTACATCGATGGCGGCCACAATTGCCTCCGCCAAGGATCCGCTAACAGGACCTCGCTATGAGCGGGAGCCGAATGTCCTGAAGAAGAAGCTGGCCTCCGTGGTGCCAGGAACCGTGAATCTCCAAGTCCTGGGCTCCGGCGCCAATGGAGCGCCGGCCGcagtttatttgtttacgGATCAGGCGCGGTACTTATTCAATTGCGGCGAGGGAACCCAGCGATTGGCCCACGAGCACAAGACCCGACTCTCCCGCTTGGAACAGATCTTCCTCACCCAAAACACGTGGGCATCCGCCGGTGGCTTACCCGGTCTGACACTGACCATCCAGGATGCCGGAGTGCGCGACCTGGGGCTCCATGGACCACCCCATCTCGGCTCTATGCTGCAGTCAATGCGACGCTTTGTGGTCCTGAAGAACCTCCAGGTGCGGCCCATCGATTGCTCCGAGGGCGCCTGCTTCGAGGACTCGATCCTTAAGGTGGACTCCCTGCCGCTGATTAGCTCAGAAGATGCAGCGAAAAGTGTGATCAACTACGTCTGCCAGCTGAAACCCCGTGCTGGCGCTCTGAATTTGGTCAAGTGTGTGGAGAAGGGTGTGCCGCCAGGACCTCTGCTGGGACAGCTCAAGAACGGAAAGGATATCACCCTGCCCGACGGAACTGTCGTGCGATCTGCCGACGTCACCGAGGCCAGTGAAACTGCTCTCTCCTTCGTGTTTCTGGATGTTCCTTCCGAGGATTATCTACGTGCACTCCTGACACACGGCAAACGGCTCAAGAAGTTGGGCGAAGAGAAGCTCACCGAAGTGGCCCTGGTGGTGCACTTCACGCCTTATCAAATGGCTTCTCGGCAGGAGTATAGGGATTTCCTAGAGGATAACTTCTCACCCGGCACCCAGCACATCCACTTAAGTTCCCCCTTAAACCAATTCTCTGGCTATGCGGCTGCCCATCGCATCCAACACCAGTTGCACCAGCTGGCCCCGCAGGTATTCCCGCTGCTGGGCGAGCAGCTTCCGTGCCAGAGTCAGTGCCTCAGCCTGAACTTGAAGAAAACTAAGCTGGATGAGGCCGATGCCGACGAAGCGGCGAATGCTAAGGGTGCCGAGCAAGAGGAACAGGGCGTGGTGGCCATGACCAGCTTTCACCTGCGGCCGAGAAAGG GTCTGGATCGCACCCTGGAGTCCAAGCTGACGCCCGAGGAGTACGTCAAGGAGACCCACGCCGTGCCCGGCTTCATCGAACTCTTGGCCAAATACAAAGAAGACTATAGTTTCCCCCACAACTCTGCCAACAGCTACCCAAAGATTATTTTCCTGGGCACCGGCTCCTGCATTCCCAATAAGACGCGCAACGTTAGCTCTATTCTGATAAAGACTGCGATCGATGCCTACGTACTGTTGGACTGTGGAGAAGGCACCTACGGCCAGATTGTGCGTCTTTACGGCCGCGACCAGGGGCAGAAGATTCTCCGTCAACTGCAGGCGATTTACGTTTCGCATTTGCATGCCGATCACCACATCGGACTAATTGGTTTGCTAAGAGAAAGGAGGCAACTGGAACCGAAGGCTAGCCCGCTAATATTGCTGGCCCCTCGCCAAATCGATCCTTGGCTGGAATTTTACAACCGGCAGATTGAAACGATAGAGGATGCCTACACGCTGGTGGCCAACGGCGAACTCCTGGCTACTCCCCTCATCGGGGAGAAAGTTGATCCTCTGGGCATCTCATCCATATCCACCTGCCTGGTAAGGCACTGCCCCAACTCATTCGGAATAAGCCTCACACTGGCAGCTAAGTACAAAGACGAACCCGTGAAGATTACGTACAGCGGCGACACCATGCCCTGCCAGGATCTGATCGATCTGGGCCGCGACTCCACGGTGCTCATCCACGAGGCAACCATGGAGGACGacctggaggaggaggcgagATTGAAGACGCATAGCACCGTGTCGCAGGCTATTCAGCAGGGTCGTAATATGGACGCTCGCCACACGATTCTCACCCACTTTTCGCAGCGTTACGCGAAGTGCCCGCGGTTACCGAGTGACGAAGATATGCAACGAGTGGCCATTGCCTTCGACAATATGGAAGTGACCCTTGAGGATTTGCAGCATTACCATAAGCTCTACCCCGCCCTGTTGGCCATGTACGCCGAATATACGGAAGAACTGGAGCAGCGGGCGGTTAAGCGCGAGCTAAAACAGGAGCGAAAGCGCAAGTTGGCAGAAACGTGA
- the LOC108063468 gene encoding uncharacterized protein C16C10.8: MVFFTCNICGESVKKPAVEKHYQMRCRGNNKNVSCMDCLKDFYGEDYVAHTKCISEAQKYASQSGGFAAKEPRNKNAQKQESWMDIIRAILDSSEYNLTPPVRSAFQKLQSVDNVPRKRAKFENFVANCIRIPRQQATQVWDILEKEMNKMKEAKQAELAMEKAEKAAALQQKQKENAEDEAPPKKKSKLEPTEDAAAGENANGISSDFDWPAQLTKLVSKQADGIFVEKLRKKLLKKYAKHLSVEDLTEKQAKKFQKRFDKQLRLADSLQVDGDLVKIAS; encoded by the coding sequence ATGGTCTTCTTTACGTGCAACATCTGCGGCGAGTCGGTGAAGAAGCCGGCGGTGGAGAAGCACTACCAGATGCGCTGTCGCGGGAATAACAAAAACGTGTCTTGCATGGACTGCCTGAAGGACTTCTACGGCGAGGACTACGTGGCCCACACCAAGTGCATCTCCGAGGCCCAGAAGTACGCCAGCCAAAGTGGCGGATTCGCCGCCAAGGAGCCGCGCAACAAGAATGCTCAAAAGCAGGAGAGCTGGATGGACATCATCCGTGCGATCCTCGACAGCAGCGAGTACAACCTAACCCCGCCTGTGAGATCAGCCTTCCAGAAGCTGCAGAGCGTCGACAATGTGCCGCGCAAGAGGGCCAAGTTCGAGAACTTCGTGGCCAACTGCATCAGGATTCCCCGCCAGCAGGCCACCCAGGTGTGGGACATCCTCGAGAAGGAGATGAACAAAATGAAGGAGGCAAAGCAGGCGGAGCTGGCCATGGAGAAGGCGGAAAAGGCGGCGGCActgcagcaaaagcagaaggAGAATGCCGAGGATGAGGCGCCACCCAAGAAGAAGTCCAAGCTGGAGCCCACCGAGGATGCGGCTGCCGGGGAGAACGCCAATGGCATCTCCAGCGACTTTGACTGGCCTGCCCAGCTGACCAAACTCGTCTCCAAGCAGGCTGATGGCATTTTTGTGGAAAAACTGCGCAAGAAGCTGCTCAAGAAGTACGCAAAGCATCTGTCCGTcgaggatttgaccgaaaagcAGGCCAAGAAGTTCCAGAAACGCTTCGACAAGCAACTCAGGCTCGCCGACTCCCTGCAAGTAGATGGCGATTTGGTCAAGATCGCTAGCTAG